The proteins below are encoded in one region of Nitrospinota bacterium:
- a CDS encoding choice-of-anchor D domain-containing protein has protein sequence MKVRLALSKGIRCLAILSLALIACAGHSLAATFTVNNTGDDHDNNLGDNICATATGVCTLRAAIDEVNMGLGGHTIVIPAGTYTITGASGDDLNVSGDYDISDSVTITGSGAILDGGGIDRVLHITGAYVVSITGVTIQNGAGNGGGIYNPGGTVTISSSTITGNNGAGIRNSGTMTLTNTTISGNQYTVSDGGGVIASAGSITFTHCTITNNNAITANDGVYRTGGNITFNNTIIAGNGEGNDCTGIPGGSSTGYNLDSDNTCNLTAGTDIAGSALANLGALASNGGSTQTHALQVGSAAIDAGDCNGGAVTTDQRAAPRPYGSACDIGAYEYGATPPAGASSLSASSTSGCTDYHAINYSLSATTDDGSCIFPDPDLGDIGSQTVSFGPVAITRSSTQTITIQNSGPISTFIHRVDISGTGFTIVSDTCTNQPLIPGRSCEIVVAFNPGAEGDFTGTVEVWTNNAKYYPLTIVLSGSSSGLPPTEPALMAPSDGETITGTSVTLQWTPGQAPDGGVVTNKVYVCESADFSGCAEPAATARSTGAAVPAAFLVVMGLISLVAPPSRRHAGKMPALLRYGSAILFIVAASAFASCGGGSSKSTTSDNSMKQTVTGLKANTVYYWKVTSETTSGTATDSPVRSFTTGL, from the coding sequence ATGAAAGTCCGATTGGCGCTTTCCAAGGGTATCAGATGTCTGGCCATATTGTCTTTGGCGTTGATTGCATGCGCGGGCCATTCATTGGCGGCCACCTTCACGGTCAATAACACGGGCGACGATCATGACAACAACCTTGGCGATAATATTTGCGCCACCGCCACTGGCGTATGCACACTGCGCGCCGCGATAGACGAGGTGAACATGGGGCTGGGCGGCCATACTATTGTCATCCCCGCCGGGACATACACAATCACCGGCGCGTCCGGCGATGATTTAAACGTCAGCGGAGACTATGACATAAGCGACAGTGTCACCATCACCGGCTCCGGCGCGATATTAGACGGCGGCGGGATTGATAGGGTGCTTCACATCACCGGCGCCTATGTTGTGTCCATCACAGGGGTCACGATCCAAAATGGCGCGGGAAATGGCGGGGGCATATATAATCCTGGTGGAACAGTCACCATTTCTTCATCCACCATCACCGGCAATAATGGCGCGGGAATCCGCAATAGCGGAACCATGACGTTGACAAACACCACCATCAGCGGCAACCAATATACGGTGTCCGATGGCGGCGGCGTGATTGCCTCGGCTGGCTCCATTACATTCACCCATTGCACTATAACCAACAACAACGCCATAACAGCCAACGACGGCGTTTACAGGACCGGAGGGAACATTACATTTAATAACACCATCATCGCCGGCAACGGGGAAGGCAACGACTGCACCGGCATTCCCGGCGGTTCGTCCACCGGGTACAACCTGGACAGCGACAACACTTGCAACCTTACAGCAGGGACGGACATCGCCGGATCGGCTCTGGCAAACCTTGGCGCCCTGGCAAGCAATGGCGGCTCCACCCAGACCCATGCTCTGCAGGTTGGCAGCGCGGCCATAGACGCTGGCGATTGCAACGGCGGGGCTGTCACAACCGACCAGCGCGCCGCACCAAGGCCATATGGCTCCGCGTGTGACATCGGGGCGTATGAGTATGGAGCGACACCCCCTGCGGGCGCTTCATCTTTATCCGCTTCCTCCACCTCCGGTTGCACGGACTATCACGCCATCAACTACAGCCTATCCGCCACCACCGATGACGGCTCTTGCATATTCCCCGATCCTGATCTTGGCGATATCGGCTCGCAGACGGTGAGTTTTGGGCCGGTGGCGATAACAAGAAGCTCCACCCAGACCATCACCATACAGAACAGCGGCCCCATTTCCACCTTCATCCACCGGGTGGACATATCGGGAACAGGATTCACCATCGTCAGCGACACTTGCACCAACCAGCCGCTGATACCGGGCCGGTCGTGTGAGATCGTGGTGGCGTTCAATCCCGGCGCCGAAGGTGACTTCACCGGGACTGTGGAAGTTTGGACGAACAACGCAAAATACTATCCGCTCACTATTGTGTTGAGCGGCTCCAGCTCTGGACTGCCTCCAACAGAGCCAGCGCTGATGGCGCCAAGCGACGGCGAGACCATAACAGGAACATCGGTTACGTTGCAATGGACACCGGGCCAGGCGCCGGACGGCGGAGTGGTGACCAACAAGGTTTACGTTTGCGAATCGGCGGACTTTAGCGGATGCGCAGAACCAGCGGCGACTGCGCGCTCAACAGGCGCGGCGGTTCCCGCGGCGTTTTTGGTTGTGATGGGGCTTATTTCGCTTGTAGCGCCGCCGTCCCGGCGGCATGCCGGCAAGATGCCGGCGCTACTACGGTACGGCTCCGCGATTTTGTTCATCGTGGCAGCTTCCGCGTTTGCCTCCTGCGGCGGCGGATCGTCCAAATCAACCACCAGCGACAATTCCATGAAACAGACTGTGACCGGTCTTAAAGCCAACACGGTGTATTACTGGAAGGTGACTTCCGAGACCACGTCCGGCACGGCGACCGACAGCCCGGTGAGGAGTTTTACGACGGGGCTGTAG
- a CDS encoding helix-turn-helix transcriptional regulator, with protein sequence MLSNIANPPSLIELSGMAGMNHKKLNRGFRSKFGKTTYAWVVEHRMEMARAAMHLRGITVAEAAYLAGYSHPSNFTTAFKKCFGYPPG encoded by the coding sequence TTGCTGTCGAACATCGCCAATCCGCCATCCCTGATAGAGCTGTCTGGGATGGCCGGGATGAACCATAAAAAGCTCAACCGTGGATTCCGAAGCAAGTTCGGCAAAACGACGTACGCCTGGGTGGTGGAACACAGGATGGAAATGGCGCGCGCGGCCATGCACTTGCGCGGAATCACAGTTGCGGAAGCGGCGTATCTTGCCGGATATTCGCACCCGTCGAATTTCACCACCGCCTTTAAAAAATGTTTCGGGTATCCGCCTGGGTAA